TCCAAGCGTGAGTTTCGTCGTCCAGGCTGGCCCCGCCGCGTCGGCGGATCAGTCGTGCGGCACCAGCAGCCGCATGACCTTCTCGGTCCCGGCCACCAGCCGCGCCCGATCCGCCGAGGAGCGCATCTCGACGATCGCCTCGTTGCCGCTCACCACGTGCACCGGTCCATGGGGGAGCGCGACCAGGCCCTCCCGAGCGACGTCGACCGGCTCGGAGACGTGCATGCCGGGCACGTCGAAGTTCAGCCCGGCCCGCTCCATCGCGGGGGTCCGGGTCACGCCGAGCACGAGCTCGAGCACGTCGACGCCGTACTCCCGCAGCTCGGCCCACAGGCCCTCGGCGAAGATCCGGCCGAACGCCTTGACCCCGCCGTAGACGCCCTCGGTCGACGTACCGACGTAGCCGGCGAGGGAGCCGACGAGCAGGATCCCGCCGCGGCCGCGCTCGCGCATGGGTACGGCGTAGTGGTGCACCAGCGCCAGCATCGCGGTGATGTTCAGGTCGATCACCGAGGCG
Above is a genomic segment from Nocardioides aromaticivorans containing:
- a CDS encoding SDR family NAD(P)-dependent oxidoreductase, whose protein sequence is MTDLSPYGPWAVIAGGSEGVGAEFARELAGSGVNLVLVARTPGPLESTAARLRELGVEVRTVATDLTAPGAIGEITAATADVEVGLLVYNAGANTHGRAFTRGTLDGFASVIDLNITAMLALVHHYAVPMRERGRGGILLVGSLAGYVGTSTEGVYGGVKAFGRIFAEGLWAELREYGVDVLELVLGVTRTPAMERAGLNFDVPGMHVSEPVDVAREGLVALPHGPVHVVSGNEAIVEMRSSADRARLVAGTEKVMRLLVPHD